In Microcoleus sp. bin38.metabat.b11b12b14.051, the sequence CCGAAATTACACTATCCTCCCAAAACCAAACCTCCTGCACTCCCACCCGGCGATAGATTTCCAGCGTATCAATTCCACCACTCGTCACTGTCACCTCAATTGCTAAATCTGGAATCGACTTGCGCGTACCCAAACAATAAGATTCGTCTGGTTCCTTTCGCGCGCCCAATTCCTTCATCCCGATGGTTGTACTACCGCGCCCGTAGAAACGAATGTCTTTCATCCGCATATAAATCTCTAAAAGCTGACTTAAAGTTTTTTTAGGTTCCTCATGGGCCTCATAAAAAGGAGACATAATTTCTAAACACCCATCCAAATAAGTTAAATGCGCCCCAGTTTTGGCCAAATCT encodes:
- a CDS encoding Uma2 family endonuclease, which encodes MVVTISQAGSGTGAALLSNVTWETLEKLDADLAKTGAHLTYLDGCLEIMSPFYEAHEEPKKTLSQLLEIYMRMKDIRFYGRGSTTIGMKELGARKEPDESYCLGTRKSIPDLAIEVTVTSGGIDTLEIYRRVGVQEVWFWEDSVISVYCLRPTGYELVSNSELLPELDLRSIEFYSRMADQYDALNAFMRSLK